Proteins encoded by one window of Xiphias gladius isolate SHS-SW01 ecotype Sanya breed wild chromosome 15, ASM1685928v1, whole genome shotgun sequence:
- the coq7 gene encoding 5-demethoxyubiquinone hydroxylase, mitochondrial, translating to MMVTGQDTGENFSAAAAQEIPQPDLSVATIKKWSETPQGLTSLTLHFRDRGVTAALRQSSRAYSVVPPPRDGEEKEMLDRILRVDHAGEYGASRIYAGQMAVLGRSRTGPLIQEMWDQEKKHLAKFNEILAENRVRPTALLPLWNIAGFVLGASTALLGKEGAMACTVAVEESISEHYNSQIRALMEKDPERYTELLKVIKEFRDDETDHHDTGLEHDAEKLPGYWLLKNAIQLGCKAAIYVSQRV from the exons ATGATGGTCACTGGTCAGGACACAGGGGAAAACTTCAGTGCAGCAGCTGCGCAGGAAA TCCCACAGCCTGACCTGAGTGTTGCTACCATCAAGAAATGGTCCGAAACACCTCAGGGG CTTACGTCACTAACGTTACATTTCCGTGACCGCGGTGTCACAGCAGCCCTGCGGCAGAGCTCGCGTGCGTACAGTGTGGTCCCGCCCCCGCGCGACGGCGAGGAGAAAGAGATGCTGGACCGAATCCTGCGCGTGGACCATGCGGGTGAATATGGCGCCAGCCGCATCTACGCTGGCCAGATGGCAGTGTTGGGTCGCTCCAGGACCGGACCGCTCATCCAG GAAATGTGGgatcaagaaaagaaacatcttGCGAAATTCAATGAAATTCTGGCTGAGAACAGAGTTCGGCCCACGGCACTGTTACCTCTCTGGAACATCGCAGGGTTTGTATTAG GGGCATCCACTGCACTGCTGGGAAAAGAGGGGGCCATGGCCTGCACTGTGGCGGTGGAGGAGAGTATCTCGGAGCACTACAACAGTCAGATAAGAGCTCTGATGGAGAAGGACCCAGAGAGATACACTGAACTCTTAAAA GTTATAAAAGAATTCAGAGACGATGAGACGGACCATCATGATACAGGATTGGAGCATGATGCTGAAAAG ctaCCTGGATACTGGCTACTAAAAAATGCAATACAGCTAGGCTGCAAAGCTGCAATATATGTCTCTCAGCGTGTCTAA